Below is a genomic region from bacterium.
AAAATCGGCTTGCTTGATGATATATGGCACGCGTATAAAGATTATTTAAAACCTGATGGGAAAATTTATTTAGTCCTGGATGAGATACAAAAAATAGAGGGATGGGAGCATTGGGTGCGTTCCGCGTATGATAGAAAAGAAAATGTAAAAATATTTGTAACGGGATCAAATACAGAGCTTTTGTCGTCCGAGTTTTCGACTTTGCTGACAGGGAGACATCTGGAAATGTCGGTAATGCCGTTGAATTTTAAAGAATTCTTGAATTTTAAGGGCATTGAAATCGGCAGTGACGACCTGTGGCTGTTAAAAAACAAAAATATATTAAAAAAGTATTTGCAAGACTATTTAAAAATCGGCGGTTTCCCGAAAATTGTCCTTACGCGGGACGAATTGATCAGGATGGAACTTTTAAGCCAGTATTTTAATGATATCTTATCAAAAGATGTTGCAGAAAGACATAAGATAAAAGAAGTGGTTCTGTTGAAATCCTCAAATAGAAATAAATCAAGAGGCCGAGTTGGAGGCCTCGATGAATATTGTAAATTATACCGAGCAATAAAACTTCGTGAATTCGGAGTTTTATTAAGCGAGCTAAGACA
It encodes:
- a CDS encoding AAA family ATPase yields the protein MNKDQIIESLLLWNFWEKDIEIGIPRKEYLNQLKKYLATDEIVTLTGVRRSGKSTILLQMLSELLRSKVPKKNTLYVNFEDPRFYGSLKIGLLDDIWHAYKDYLKPDGKIYLVLDEIQKIEGWEHWVRSAYDRKENVKIFVTGSNTELLSSEFSTLLTGRHLEMSVMPLNFKEFLNFKGIEIGSDDLWLLKNKNILKKYLQDYLKIGGFPKIVLTRDELIRMELLSQYFNDILSKDVAERHKIKEVVLLKSSNRNKSRGRVGGLDEYCKLYRAIKLREFGVLLSELR